The genome window GTCGAGCACCGTCATCAGCGCGGCCGGAAGGGCGACCCAGACATCCGTCGGGGCCGCGTTCAGCCGCATGAGATCGCTGTCGGCTTTCCAGGTGGACATTTGCGCGTCCACCTCGGCCACGGCCTGCGCCATGGCGCGTTCGGCAGGCGCGACGTCGAAATCCGCCGGCATGTGAAACAGGGCGGACCAGCGGGTGCCCATCGTCGCGCCGTTCAGGGCGTGGCGTGTGAGGTCAGTAAATGTCTTCGCCATATCGGCCCTCGGCTTTGAGTGTCTGAAGGGAGAGGCCCCGGGGTGCGAGGATCTCGGCCAGCGCTTGGGCAACACCCGCCGCCATGCCGCGCCCGCCGCACACCAGTACCTCGGCACCGTCGGCGATCAGCTGCGCCACTCTTGCGCCATCGCGGCGCAGTGCGTCCTGGACATAGGTGCGCGTATCCGCCCGCGAGAATGCGGTGGTGAGCGAGGTGAGCCGTCCGTCCGTCCGCCATTCGCAAAGCTCCGCGCCGTAAAGCAGGTCGCTGTCGGGATGCCGGACACCGAACCACAGGTGCATCGGGCGTTTGTCTGCATTGGCCCGGGCAAAGCCGGCAAGCGGCCCGATGCCCGTTCCTGCGCCGATCAGGATCACCGGCGCGCGGCCGCGTTTTGGCCGGAACGTCGGGTTGGGGCGCACGAAGGCACGCATTCCGTCGCCGGGTTGAAGGCTCAGGAGCTGTCCCGAGCACAGCCCGCCGGGGTGTTTTTTCACACAGATCTCGGCAAAACCGTCGCTCGTCGCGGAGGCGAGCGAATAGAACCGGGTGACGGGCGAGCCGTCCGGCACGATGCCGAGGAGGTCGCCGGCGGCGAAGCGCGGCAGGCCCTGGCCCAGCCAGCGACGCCAGACCGGCACCCGGGGCACGGCAAAGCGCAGGATGGAAACCGGCGTCTGCATGTCCGTGCCGTAGTCGCGGCGCGAGACGAGCGTCAGATCCTCGGTGCGCGGCGCGAGCGGCTGGTGATCGATCTCCAGCGGCGTGCCGATGGCGGCCCCGAAGGCGCGCGCCCAGCGGGTGAAATCCTGCGGCGACTGGCGGTCCACGCTGTCCATCGGCAGGAGCTCCGCCCAGCCTTTCGCCTCTGCCGCATCCGCGACATCTTTGGCGAAACCGCAAAAGGCGGGAAAACTGCGGTCGCCGAAGCCAAGCACCGCAAGCGATGCGGCGGGGGGTGCGGGCATTGCCACCAGCCGGTCGAGAAAGTTCGCGGCCGAGGCCGGCGCCGTGCCGTCGCCATAGGTCGCGGCAAGCACGACGATGCGCCTGGCGCTTGTGTAGCGTGTCGGCGCGAAACGCGACATCGCATCGGTGTGCACCGTGTGGCCGGCGGCAGCGAGCGCGTCATGCAGCGTCTTTGCAAAGCCCCAGGTGGTGCCGCCTTCGCTGCCGACCAGCAGGATCGTGTCGGCCCGACCCGGCGCGGCATTGGCACGGATGCGCGGCCGCTTGCCGGCGCCGCCCGCCCACAGCACGACGCCCGTTCCGGCCATCACGGGAATGCCGAGCGCCATCAATCCGAGGACAAGCCCGAGCAGGGACGCGCCTTCGCCGGTGTGCAGCATATAGACGGTTTCGGTGATCTGCTCCCAGCCGCCGAGATCGCGCCAGGCGATGAGCGCGCCGGTGCCCTGGTCGATATAGCCCTGGCCGGCATCGGTCTTCAGCGTGAAGGCGTCCGTCGGGTCGTCGGGGTAGGGAAAGGTGAGTTCGCGCAAGGAGGAGACGGCGGTGTCGCGCAGCGCCGGCATGTCGTCGGGCTTCGCACTGGTTTCCCCGCTAACGGGGGGAAAGGCCGGGGGACCGGCCCCCTCCGGCAGGAGGGCGAAGGTTGACGCGCTCATCCACAAAGCGGTGACCGAGGAGAGCAGCAGGCCCGCGACGGTTGTCCGCGCGATCTCCACATGCAGCCGCCCGGACAAGGGGCCCTTGAGCGGCGAAAACATCTTCCGCCAGCCGCCGGTGCGCCGCGCGACGAGTGCGATGCCGCTGATCGAGAGGAGAAGCAGCGAGACAGCGCCAACCGCCGCCGCGATCCGGCCCGTGTCGTCGAGGAACAGCGACCGGTGCAGGGTCTTCAGCCAGCCGTGGGCGGCCGGCGCGTCGGCGCTTGCCACGCCCGCGCCGGTTGCCGGATCGATTGTCGCGGCGCCCGGCGTGCCATCCTCGAACCAATAGGCGACAATCCGGCCCGACGGGGCGCGCCGGATTTGCTCGACGCCCGGATATTCAGCCTGGATCCGCGTCGCGAGCGCCGCGACGCTGAGCCGTGCCTCAGTCTGCGCCGGAGTCTGGAGGCTTTCCAGCGCCGGGAACAGCGAGAGGGCGGCGCCCGACAGGGCGAGCACCACCAGGAGCGCCGCGGCAATGAGGCCCGGCCATCGGTGCAGACTGCGGATCATGACAATCGCTCCGTTACATGTCGTAGGAGAAGGAGGAGATGTAGCGGCGCCCGCGCGCGGGTTTTCCGGCGCCGGCGGAGGTCAGCGGAACGACGATTTCCGACGGGCTGTCGCGCATGTCCTCGACGGCGGCGTCGATATGCAGTTCGTAGCCGGCATCGAAGAGCGCGTCGGAGAGATCGAGCGTGATCGAGAGCTGACGTCCCGCGCCGACACTTGCGCCGGTGATGCCGTTGATCTCGGCGGTGTTTCCGGCTGTGGCGCGATACCAGTCGCGCAGGTGTTCGTAGTATTTGGACTTGCCCCCGGCCATCCACAGGCTGCCCTTGTAGGCGCCGGAGGCGTCGGTGACGTAAAGCGCCAGATAGGCGCCGTCGCCGCCGTAGGTGTTCAGCGTCGTGGTCAGGGTCACCGGCCGGGCCTGCGCGGCGCCGGGAAGGGCGAGTGCCGTGGTCAGCGCCGTGGTGAGGGCAAGGGCGGCAAGAAGGGATTTCATCGGGGATCTCCGGCCTGCAAAGGTGAGGGGGGTGGTCCCGCCGCCGGAACGGGCGGCGGGCATTGGCGGGTGTGGGGCGAAAGCGGTCAGTTCACCTTGACCTTGGGGGCGGCGCCGCTGCCGAACAGGCCGTTGGCCGGCGGGGCCACGGTGCCGGCGGGTGCGGCGTTCATGCCGCCACGGCGTCCGCCGTAATCGTCGTCATCATCATCTTCGTCATCGTCGTCGTCATGATCCTCGTCGTCGCGCTCATGATCGTCGTCGTCATTGCTGGCGAGCTTCAAAAAACCGTCCTGGAGCGTCGCCGCGCCCTTGGAGATGGCCGCATAGGGTTCGTCCAGGTCGAGGGTCCTGATGGCGCCGATGGCGGGCGCCGCGATCAGCGCGCCGAGTGCTGTGGTGGCGGCGAGAACGGCAAGTTTCGTCTTCATGGCAACGTCTCCTCGTGATGTATCGATGCGAGGACAGTCGCGCTCCAGCCTGAGGGCTTGCTGACGGGTTGCGGATTTTCGCTTCAGCTTGGCGTCAGGTTCGGGCGCCAGCGAAACGAAAAAGCCGGCTCGCGAAGGCGCGGGCCGGCCAGGAAAGGCGCAAGGCAGGAAACTCTCAGTCGATATCGCCCGGCTCGGGCTTGCGCTTGTCGCCGGTGATCATCGCCCGCGCCAGATTCTCGCGGTGACGGATCGACGCCAGCGCCACGCCGCCGAGATGCAGGATGACGAGAATCAGCATCAGGTCGGCAAGGATCTCGTGAACTTCTTCCAAACCGCCTTCGCCGCCATATGCGGCGGTGGCGTCATCGTCGTCGGCAAGCGCTGAGGCCACGACCGGAGGCAAATGCGAGAACAGCGACTGTCGCCCGGGGTCTTCCATCAGCCAGCCGGTGTAGGCGGTCGCCGACATCACGACCAGGATCGCCAGGATCATGACCGCGCCAGCCGGGTTGTGGCCGATGTAGCGCGCTTCCCGCCTTGCAAGGATCTCCCGCAGATAGTGCAAGACGGCGCCTGGTCCGCGCACGAACTGCGAGAAACGGGCATAGCGCGTGCCGATGACCCCCCAAAGGATGCGCAGGGAAATCAGCGCGACGGCCGCATAGCCCGCCCATTCGTGCAGGTCAGACCATTCTTCTGCACTGAGCCAGGCCACCGCGAAGGCGACCACAAGGCTCCAGTGAAACACTCTGACCAACGGGTCCCATACGCGTATCATGCTATTCTCCATCGGTGGCGCCTGTCGGAATGTCGGAACCGACAGGTCGATCTCAGTCGTCGAATTCGAACTCCACGATGTCCAGCGTCGCGGGATCGACCTTCACCTCGATCGTGCGGCCTTGCGCGTCGCGGCCCTTGATCTCGTAACAGCCGTCGTCGATCTTGATGCGCCGAACCGACCAGCCCTTGGCCTCGGCCATGGTCTTGACTGCCTTGCGCGGCTGCCAGTCCGCCATCGGCACCGTGCAGTCGTCGTCGCTGGCGCCAGCCGGACCGGTTGCGCCAAGGGACAAAAGCGCGGCGAGGAGAATGAGGGGCATCTTCATGGGAGGACTCCGGTGCGTGTCAGGTCTTGCCGTCTTTCATGCGCCGGCAAGCTGACACGGACCTGAAGCCGGCGAGGGAGCGGCTTCAGCTTGCCGTAAGCCGGATAGGCGAGATAGATGCAAGGATCCACCAAGGGCGAGCCATCATGCGCGTATTGCTGATTGAAGACGATGACGTGCTCGGCGCCGCCGTGCACGACCAGATCGCCGCCGACGGCCACTCGCTCGACTGGGTGAAGCGGCTGGATGCCGCGCGCGACGCCATCGCCGTTGCCGCCTACGACCTGGTGCTGCTCGACCTGATGCTGCCGGACGGGCGCGGCATTTCCTTTCTGAAAGAGCGCCGCGGCAACGGCGACGTCACCCCGGTGATCATCCTCACCGCGCTCGACCAGGTCAGCGACCGGATCGAGGGGCTGAACGCCGGCGCCGACGACTATCTGGTCAAGCCTTTCGATCTCGCCGAGCTTTCCGCCCGCATCGGCTCGGTGGCCCGGCGGTATTCCGGCAATCCCAATCCGGTCATCACGCTGGGCCCGCTTGAAATCGACCTTGCCGCCCGCAGCCTGCGCAAGGACGGCAAGCCCGTCCCGCTCACCGCGCGCGAATGGGTGCTGTTCGAGGCCTTCGTCCAGCGGCCCGGCCAGCTTCTCTCCAAGGCGCAACTGGAAGAGCGGCTCTATTCCTTCGACACGGAGATCGAGAGCAACACCATCGAGGTGCATGTCAGCCGCCTGCGCAAGAAACTCGGTCGCGCTGCGATCACAACCGAACGGGGGCTGGGCTACCGCCTCAGCGCGCCATGAGGTGGGCGCGCTCGATCCAGCTGCGCCTTGCGCTCGCGATCAGCCTGGGGGTCACGTTGCTGTGGATCGCGGCGGCCATCGTGACGGCCACGATCCTGCGTCACGAAATGGACGAGGTTTTCGACAGCGCGCTTCAGGAGACCGCGCAGCGCATCCTGCCACTTGCGGTGATGGACATCGTCGCCCGCGAGGAGGAAGGGCTGACGCAGCAGCTTGCCACCCTGCGGGCCCACGACGAGTTCTTCACCTACATCGTGCGCGATGCGCAAGGGCGCCCCCTGCTCACCTCCCATGCCGCCGATGCGGCCATGTTTCCCGCCTATGATGGCATCGGCTTCAGCCAGACGGCAACGCATCGCTTCTATTTCGACGCCGCCCTGCAGGAGACGATCACCATCGCGGTCGCCGAACCGCTCGATCACCGCGCGGAGGTCGCGCGGGAAATGCGCATGGGCCTGGCCCTGCCGCTGCTTCTGGTTATCCCGCTCTCCGTGGCCATGATCCTCGTGGCGGTGCGGCTTGGCTTCCGCCCGGTGCGGAGACTTGGTGAGGCGCTTGCCACCCGCGGCGCGGCCGATCTGTCGCCGGTGCCGGCCGACGATCTCCCCGGCGAGGTCGCGCCGATCGCTGCCGCCGTCAACCAGTTGCTCCAACGGCTCGGGGCGGCGTTCGAGGCGGAGCGCAGCTTCGCCGCCAATGCGGCGCATGAGTTGCGCACCCCGGTGGCCGGCGCGCTTGCGCAGGCGCAGAGACTGCAGAGCGAGACGAACGATCCGGACGCCGTGCGCCGGGGTGCGGAGATTGAAACCACCCTGAAACGCCTGACGCGGCTTTCCGAAAAGCTGATGCAACTGGCGCGCGCCGAAGGCGGGCGGCTGCGCACCGGTGACCCGGCGGACCTGCGCCCGATCCTCAAGATGGTCGCGGAGGATGTCGAACGCGCGCACGCGAGCGGGCGTGTCGCGCTCGATCTTCCGCAGGTGGCGGTGCTGTCGGACATGGATCCGGATGCCTTCGCCATCCTGGCCCGCAACCTGATCGAGAATGCGTTGAAACACGGTGCGCGCGATGCGCCGGTTCTTGTCGCGCTGTCGCCGGCCGGGCGCTTCAGCGTCGTCAACGACGGCGTCGTGATCGCGCCCGACACGCTGGTCCGGCTGACGGGCCGGTTCGAACGCGCGGACGGTCATGGCGACGGAAGCGGTCTGGGACTGGCCATCGTGCGCACCATAGCAGAGCGCGCGGATTGCGTGCTGTCGCTGACCTCGCCCGCGCCGGGCCGTGCGGGCGGACTGGAGGCAGCCGTCGAGCTCTCGATGCGAGCGGGCGCGCGATAAGTGGCGCGCGCAGCCGGCGCCCGGCGTGAAACTTCCGTAGCGTCAAAATGTATTTGCAACATATGAGTGTATAATTATAATTCTCACGCAGGGGACGATAGTCTCCGGTCGCAAGTATTCCGTTTGCGGGCACACGTCATGCCCCGCGAGGGGAGGTCGGGTTTTTCCTTCTGAAACATTTTGGCAAGAGAAGGGGAATTGGCTTGGAACGAAATGTGTTCGATGACGCGTATCTGGGCGACCTTTCTTCAATCTCTCCAGACAAGGTGATTGAAAACATATCGGATTTCGGGATCGTCACCTTCTCTGTCGACAGTGGAAACGCGCGACACGCCCTTGTTGGATTGGCGCAAGCCCTGGGGGAGATCCGCAGTCACCCGCATTCGGACAGGGACGGGGCGACGTCGATCGCCCCGAGGCGGGACAATGACCTGCATCCGGGTCGGATGGGGTTCACCCAGGAGCGTCTCCTGCCGCACACCGACGCGAGTTCGATGGCGTCGCCGCCCGATCTTTTGCTGAACGTGTGTGCGACGCGTGCCGAACATGGCGGCGAGACCCTGCTGGTCGACATGAGGTCCGTGCTGACGCAGGCACTGAAAACGAACCCGGTGGCGCTGGAGCGGTTGTCCGCACCTGGCACCGTGATCTTCGGTACCGGCGGTTTTTCCCGCGCGTCGTCGGTGTTTGCGGTGCGCAATGGCCGCATCCATGTCCGCTTCCGCCAGGATGAGGGCGTGTTCTTCGGCGCCCCTGTCCTGAAAGAGGCACTGGAGTTGATCGGTCTGGTCGATGCCATGACCGTTCGGATGTCCCTGGAAGAGGGACAGGGGTATATTGTCGACAATCACTGGTGGCTGCACGGTCGTGCAAGCTTTGCCGGACCGCGCGAAATCATCCGCATCCTGGCGGATGTCAGGGCGGACCGCTCTGGCGGTGTCGGGGAAACCGGGTTTCCCTGGCATGTCTCGTCGACGGCGCAGGAGAAAATCCGCGTCGGCACTGTCGGCTAGATCTGTGTGCGGATGCCTGACTCCGGACCCGCCGATCGGCCGGAGCTTGCCGGTTCTGGATAGGTTCGACGCAATGGAGAGACGGGTTTGAACCGGGAAGACATCGTCAGCGACAACATTTCCTATCGATACCCCGTATCGATCAAGGGTGTCCTGTTTGTCGGGGACAAGGTTGTTCTGCTCAAGAACGAACGGGACGAATGGGAGCTTCCCGGCGGGAAGCTGGAGCCGGGCGAACGGCCCGAGGACTGTGTCGTCCGCGAGATCGAGGAAGAACTCGGCGTAATCGCGACGACGGCCGAGTTGCTCGACAACTGGGTGTATCAAATCCGCGAGGACGTCCTCGTCTACATCGTGACGTTCGGCTGTCCCGTGCTCAGCGACGCCCGGGTCACGCACAGTCCGGAACACAAGGCGGTGGGGCTGTTCGCGCTTGAAGACGTCCCCGCATTGAACATGCCGGCCGGATACAAGACGTCGATCTCAACCTGGGCTCAAAAACTCGGCATGCTCGAGTGAAGCGACAGGCGGTCGGTCCCGGTTCCGGGGCCACGCGCAAGTGTGCTGCGGCGCGTGAGGCTGTGACGGGGCGAAGCGACAGGCTTACTCGAACATCGCCGTGAACAGGTCCTCGTCCATGGTCTCCAGCGCCTCGACCTGCGAGAGCGTGCCGACATCGAACATCCCGTCGAATGTCACGGCCGACACGCGGATCCCGTCGTCGATCATCATCCGGATCGCATCGGGCATTTCGTATTCACCCCGTCTGGAAAGGGGGAGCTGGGAGAAATACCGCTTCGCGTCGCTGGAAAACTTGTAGATGCCTGCCACGGCGAGGTTGGATCTCGGAGCCTCGGGCTTTTCCTCGATCTCGACAATGGTGCCTTGCGCATTGGCGGTGACGATCCCGAAGCGTTCCGGATCCGGCACCTCGACCACGCCGATGGCGTTGCGGGCCGGCGCGTTGACGACGGAGGCGACCGCGTTGCGCGCGAACAGGCTGTCGCCGAAGATCACGAGGAAGTCTTCCTCGACAACGGGCAGGGCGAGACGCACGGCGCCGCCGGTGCCGTCCAGGGTCGCCTGTTCGATATACTCGAACTTCGCGCTGTGTGGATGGCGCCCGTAGTGCTCGACGATGCGCTCCGACAGATAGCCGACGATGAAGATGATCCGCTCGATCCCGGCTTCGATCAGGCTGTCGACGATGCGGTCGCACAGCGGGGTCCCGCGCACGGGCACGAGGATCTTCGGGACGGTGTCGGTCATGGGACGCAGCCGCGTTCCCCTGCCGGCACCCAGGATGACAGCCGTGCGGACCATGGAGCCTTCTCAGCGGTGGTGTGGTCGAGCCTTAGAACGATCCGGAGACTGTCAGCCGGCGGATCGCGCGACTGCCGGGTTCCAGGGGCGGGTTTTAGGGGATCGCCCCGGCAATGGCAACACGGGTCGGCCCGGGGCGTCGCGCGGCTATGAGCAGTGCGAGCGTCAGAGAACTCCGGTTCAACCAGCCTATGTCGGCCTTGATCGGACGTGCCGCCGGCGGTTCCGTGTTGGCATCGATTTTGGCGCCTCTTCGCGCATGGTGTTTTCTGCGGCGGCGAACAGCGTTTCAACAGGTGGGTTTACAATCGAATATGGTTGCAGATCGGAAAATCACAGTAGTATAGTAGAAATTGCATCGGATCGACTAAGCAACCATGGGCAAGATTTTTTGGCCCGTACGTAGCGTGAGGGAAGCTCTTTCGATCCGGATTTGGCATATGGGACGTGGCCAGGGTTTTTCTTCTATAGAGAAGCCGCGTGAATTTCAGATGATATTCGTTTCACAAGTGATGAGCAATGGCAGAAAAGAATCTGAAGGAATTATGGGATAACATTTGGGAGGGTCGCCTCCTACTCGTCAATATCGCAAGTCAGATAGAAAGCGGTGTTCTTGACTCGGGTGCGGTCAGCGATTTTCTGGGGCGTTTGTCTGGTGTGAAAACCGGGATTTCGAGCTCTTCCGATCTTGGGAAGTTCTTCAACATACCGGAGGCCGCTTCCGTATCCGGCGGTTCGCCGACCGAACCCGATCTTACGATGCGCGGACCTTTGGCCACGGATATTTGTTCGAGTTTTTTGATCCGTATAGCACCGTTGACGAAAATCTTGAGTGCCGTGCAGTTGCTGAGTGCGGCAGGAGAGGAGGATATCGGCCATACGAATACTGTGCGAAAACGGCTCAAGACCTGTCTCGAGTTGCCGCGCCTGCCGAGCGATCATGCCGAGCACCGGAAAGACGAAGAGGCTTTTGAGCGCGCACAAAGGGTACTGTGCAATTTCCTGTTTCCGAGGAACCATGACGTCTTGAAGATCAGCGGATGGGAGCTTCCCGAACCTTTGCGGGGCAGGCCATTGGCTGCGGCCCGGGTGCTTGAGGGTATAGGAGTTGCACTGAGCAAAAAAAGCATGGAGCCGAAATTCTTCGCGCCAATGGTGAAGGACTGCCCGATCTGCGCGTCAATGCCGACCATGTCCGGATCGACCGAGGGGGCGCCGATCGAAGTCGCCGAGAACGGCGGGCAGCGTGTAAGAGATCTGCTGGGGCTCGATTGGTGCGGCGCAAACTATGAAAAGGAGAGGACCATTCTCGGCTTCTTCATCGTCCCGGTCGACAAGGAAAACGATGAGGTCAGGCGCCCGACTCCGTTCGACTTTACATCGCGCGCCCGCTTTCGCGCACGATACGGATCGAGGGACGGACAGGTCGGACGCATGGGCCGCACGGCGGATCTTGCCGCAATCGAGGACCCAGAAAAATCGCTCCGCGGTGCACGCGAGGTTGTCCGGCGTGCGGAATTGTTTTCCGAGTATCCGTCAACGGTTTTGGTAGGATACCTTGGGAGTCTGTCCGTCGGGACAGAAGCATATCACGAGAAAGTGCGGGAGATGTCGGACGTTGATCAAGCCTTCGTCGGCCGGCTTCAGGGCAGTTGGAGCCGGGACGACGTTCTCAACATCATCTTGAGGGGGGCTGCA of Stappia sp. ES.058 contains these proteins:
- a CDS encoding PepSY domain-containing protein, coding for MIRSLHRWPGLIAAALLVVLALSGAALSLFPALESLQTPAQTEARLSVAALATRIQAEYPGVEQIRRAPSGRIVAYWFEDGTPGAATIDPATGAGVASADAPAAHGWLKTLHRSLFLDDTGRIAAAVGAVSLLLLSISGIALVARRTGGWRKMFSPLKGPLSGRLHVEIARTTVAGLLLSSVTALWMSASTFALLPEGAGPPAFPPVSGETSAKPDDMPALRDTAVSSLRELTFPYPDDPTDAFTLKTDAGQGYIDQGTGALIAWRDLGGWEQITETVYMLHTGEGASLLGLVLGLMALGIPVMAGTGVVLWAGGAGKRPRIRANAAPGRADTILLVGSEGGTTWGFAKTLHDALAAAGHTVHTDAMSRFAPTRYTSARRIVVLAATYGDGTAPASAANFLDRLVAMPAPPAASLAVLGFGDRSFPAFCGFAKDVADAAEAKGWAELLPMDSVDRQSPQDFTRWARAFGAAIGTPLEIDHQPLAPRTEDLTLVSRRDYGTDMQTPVSILRFAVPRVPVWRRWLGQGLPRFAAGDLLGIVPDGSPVTRFYSLASATSDGFAEICVKKHPGGLCSGQLLSLQPGDGMRAFVRPNPTFRPKRGRAPVILIGAGTGIGPLAGFARANADKRPMHLWFGVRHPDSDLLYGAELCEWRTDGRLTSLTTAFSRADTRTYVQDALRRDGARVAQLIADGAEVLVCGGRGMAAGVAQALAEILAPRGLSLQTLKAEGRYGEDIY
- a CDS encoding PepSY domain-containing protein, with translation MKMPLILLAALLSLGATGPAGASDDDCTVPMADWQPRKAVKTMAEAKGWSVRRIKIDDGCYEIKGRDAQGRTIEVKVDPATLDIVEFEFDD
- a CDS encoding ATP-binding protein encodes the protein MRWARSIQLRLALAISLGVTLLWIAAAIVTATILRHEMDEVFDSALQETAQRILPLAVMDIVAREEEGLTQQLATLRAHDEFFTYIVRDAQGRPLLTSHAADAAMFPAYDGIGFSQTATHRFYFDAALQETITIAVAEPLDHRAEVAREMRMGLALPLLLVIPLSVAMILVAVRLGFRPVRRLGEALATRGAADLSPVPADDLPGEVAPIAAAVNQLLQRLGAAFEAERSFAANAAHELRTPVAGALAQAQRLQSETNDPDAVRRGAEIETTLKRLTRLSEKLMQLARAEGGRLRTGDPADLRPILKMVAEDVERAHASGRVALDLPQVAVLSDMDPDAFAILARNLIENALKHGARDAPVLVALSPAGRFSVVNDGVVIAPDTLVRLTGRFERADGHGDGSGLGLAIVRTIAERADCVLSLTSPAPGRAGGLEAAVELSMRAGAR
- a CDS encoding NUDIX domain-containing protein, coding for MNREDIVSDNISYRYPVSIKGVLFVGDKVVLLKNERDEWELPGGKLEPGERPEDCVVREIEEELGVIATTAELLDNWVYQIREDVLVYIVTFGCPVLSDARVTHSPEHKAVGLFALEDVPALNMPAGYKTSISTWAQKLGMLE
- a CDS encoding response regulator transcription factor, which encodes MRVLLIEDDDVLGAAVHDQIAADGHSLDWVKRLDAARDAIAVAAYDLVLLDLMLPDGRGISFLKERRGNGDVTPVIILTALDQVSDRIEGLNAGADDYLVKPFDLAELSARIGSVARRYSGNPNPVITLGPLEIDLAARSLRKDGKPVPLTAREWVLFEAFVQRPGQLLSKAQLEERLYSFDTEIESNTIEVHVSRLRKKLGRAAITTERGLGYRLSAP
- a CDS encoding cytochrome b/b6 domain-containing protein — its product is MIRVWDPLVRVFHWSLVVAFAVAWLSAEEWSDLHEWAGYAAVALISLRILWGVIGTRYARFSQFVRGPGAVLHYLREILARREARYIGHNPAGAVMILAILVVMSATAYTGWLMEDPGRQSLFSHLPPVVASALADDDDATAAYGGEGGLEEVHEILADLMLILVILHLGGVALASIRHRENLARAMITGDKRKPEPGDID
- a CDS encoding DUF2271 domain-containing protein, with translation MKSLLAALALTTALTTALALPGAAQARPVTLTTTLNTYGGDGAYLALYVTDASGAYKGSLWMAGGKSKYYEHLRDWYRATAGNTAEINGITGASVGAGRQLSITLDLSDALFDAGYELHIDAAVEDMRDSPSEIVVPLTSAGAGKPARGRRYISSFSYDM
- a CDS encoding TauD/TfdA family dioxygenase; protein product: MERNVFDDAYLGDLSSISPDKVIENISDFGIVTFSVDSGNARHALVGLAQALGEIRSHPHSDRDGATSIAPRRDNDLHPGRMGFTQERLLPHTDASSMASPPDLLLNVCATRAEHGGETLLVDMRSVLTQALKTNPVALERLSAPGTVIFGTGGFSRASSVFAVRNGRIHVRFRQDEGVFFGAPVLKEALELIGLVDAMTVRMSLEEGQGYIVDNHWWLHGRASFAGPREIIRILADVRADRSGGVGETGFPWHVSSTAQEKIRVGTVG
- a CDS encoding sugar phosphate nucleotidyltransferase, translated to MVRTAVILGAGRGTRLRPMTDTVPKILVPVRGTPLCDRIVDSLIEAGIERIIFIVGYLSERIVEHYGRHPHSAKFEYIEQATLDGTGGAVRLALPVVEEDFLVIFGDSLFARNAVASVVNAPARNAIGVVEVPDPERFGIVTANAQGTIVEIEEKPEAPRSNLAVAGIYKFSSDAKRYFSQLPLSRRGEYEMPDAIRMMIDDGIRVSAVTFDGMFDVGTLSQVEALETMDEDLFTAMFE